The Nostoc sp. PCC 7524 nucleotide sequence AATGAGTGAACTCCGGCGGTTAAAAGGCTTACTACCGCCAGAATTGCAGAGCTGGGTCACGGTTGAAGGTACAACTGAGGTCAATCCACCCCTGATCCGTTGCGAAGAAATTGGTAAAGACCAAGTAGAAATTCAAATTGACTTGGTGAAATGGGACACCTTAGCAATGGATCAGCGTAATCTGCTGTTCTGGCATGAAGTCGCCCGCATTCAAAATGACACAATTCCCAAAGATGGTTGGGAAATGGCAGCATTAGCCATCGGCTTAGGTGGTGCTGTAGGTGAGTTGTGGGTACAGGATGGATTGTTGTTAGTGTTGGCTTTGGCGCTGTGTGGCGTTTCCGGCTGGCGACTATATCAAAAAAATAATGGAGAAAAGCAACTCAGAGAATTAATTGATGCTGATGATAAGGCGATCGCACTAGCAACTCGTTTTGGTTATAGTCTTCCTAACGCCTACAAGAGTCTAGGTAGTGCCTTAAAAACCCTCATCGATAACACTCCTAGCAAGCGCCAACGCTCTCGCTATGAAACGCGGCTTTCTGCTCTTAAGCGTAGTGCGAATAAAGCCAAAGCTAAATCTAGAGCAACAGATGAAGGCGAATTGTAGTCACCAAAAATAGATTTGGGTGGGCAAGTATTGCCCATCCCATGATTTAAATTTGATTTATCTTCATCAAAATTTTACACAAAAATTTGTGCGCGTGAAGCCTGATCAAGAACAGACCGATATGCTGTTGGCTTATAGCTGATTGAGCATTTTATGAGTCTGGGGTACAACGCGAACCTGTTTTAAGAACCGCTTCATCAAAGCTTGCCATGTCAAAACCTGTTCGGGAGTAGGAGCCAGCACAGGAGTTTTAGTAAATTGTTCAGATTCAGCCAAAGGTGTAACAGGTTGTAAAAATAGGGGAATCTCAGGACTGACATCTGCGACTAACAAAGCAGCCTGTTCCAATTCCGCCACATCAGTTTGATCAGAAATAATTATTTTGATGAAAGTTTCTAAATTTGGATAACAAATTTGCAGAAACTTCATATGCTCTTGCCAATGAGATTCACCACTGACACTGGGTAGTTTCCAATCCATACCCACCAAGTCGAGATAGGGTAATATCATTGCTAATTGTTCTGGGCGATGTCCGCCAGTTTCGAGATATATGGGTAGGCCAGTGAGCGATCGCACTTGTGGCAAAAATTCCTTTAAGAAACCTGCATGAAGAAGAGGTTCTCCACCAGTTAAGCTAATGCTATCGTGTAGAGAAGGTAAATTCTGCCTTTCAATCCATTCGAGTAAGATTGGTATTGGGACAGGATTGGGATGAGTTTCAAAGTCTCGTAATCCGGGCGATCGCTCTATCCTACAATTAGCAGGTGCATTCCAAGTATGGACACTATCGCAAAAGTGGCAACGCAAGTCACAAAAAGCAAAGCGAATAAAAATTTGACGTGTCCCGACATTCAGTCCTTCCCCTTGAATAGCAGAAAAGACCTCGATCAGGCGTGCAGTAGGTTCGGCTGTAGTCTTAGCAGTCATAGGATAGTAGCAACGCGATCGCGCTGCATCGGCGCAATAACAAGTATGTTTCACTTCTTGTTCTATTGTGAACCGTTACAGGCAGTCTGTGATCTTATCCTATACAACTAGCGATGAGTCATTATTCCTACTTATTAAATATGAGGTTAGGTGATTTTTTAGGACAAAATAAGTTTGGCAGATTAAATTTATATGGCAACGAAAGTGCAGAGCTTCATGACTAGCCAACCCACAGAGGTAAATTTCCCAGTTACTACCTTAGATGAAATGGTAATAGTGCAGGTATCTGCGCGTCTTAGCGTGCTTGAAGCAGTAGGCTTTAAGCAAACCTGCCAAGAATTAACTCAAAAAAATCCCCATCCTAAACAAATCATTATTGATTTTCAGCAAACTACTTTTATGGATAGTAGTGGTTTAGGAGCTTTGGTTAGTAGTTTTAAAACTACCCAAGAGAAAGAAATTACTATGACTCTGCGGAATGTCACTCCCCAGGTCATGGCAGTGCTAAACCTCACAGGACTAGATAAAGTTTTTTCTATTGAGTCTAGTAGCGATACACTGCCAATAGAAGCTGATAATTTGACTGATATCCAGAAGGGTAATTCTCGTAAAGTTGAGCAACTACCAACTACTCATCCATCGGTAGCATCGTGGATGAAAAGATTTTTAGACATTATTGGTGCTGTGGTAGGTTTGGTAATCACGGGAATTTTGTTGATTCCCATTATGATTGCTATCCAAATAGATGATCCCGGCCCTATTTTCTTTGGACAAATTCGCTGTGGTTGGATGGGGAAACGCTTCAAAATTTGGAAATTCCGTTCCATGTGTGTAGATGCAGAAGCGAAAAAGTCTCTAGTCAAAAATCAAGTAGAAGGTGCATTTTTTAAAAATGAAAATGATCCCAGAATCACAAGAGTAGGCAAGTTTCTACGCCGTACTAGCTTAGATGAATTTCCGCAGTTTTGGAACGTCTTGAAAGGGGATATGAGTTTAGTTGGAACTCGACCACCTACACCGGATGAAGTAGAACGTTATGAAGTCCCAGAGTGGCAGCGTTTGGACGTAAAACCAGGTATGACCGGCGAATGGCAAGTTAACGGCAGGTCTAAAGTCCGCAGTTTTGAAGATGTGATTAGGCTAGATTTGCTATATCAGAAAAACTGGAGTCTGATGTACGACTTGAAGTTAATTTTCAAGACTATTGCCATTATCTTTAATAGAAATAGTGGTGCTTATTAACAAATTAATTTGATTTGTAATTTGTTAAAAAATCCTAACTACCAAATGAATATTTATCTTTATAAATGCCCAAGCTGATTTTAGTTTGGGCATATTTCTTGATGATTTAAATTAAAAATAGCAATCCTATCTGATTCGTGACAATTTGCAGTGTTCAGATCCGCGACTTCTTTGGGAATTCGCGTATCTTGTTTCTACTAATGATTTGTGCGATCGCTTCCCTTTGCTGGGTGCATTTATTTCAAAAAACTTAGTTCCTGCATCTATATATGCTTTATATTTTTTGATTATTCATAATGATATTTACATGACAGAATAATTATTAAATCTTCTTCTACTTTGTAGACTAATCTATGTTCATCTGTAATCCGCCTTGACCAATAACCCTGTAATTCATACTTAAGGGCTTCAGGCTTACCAATTCCTGAAAATGGTTCTCTTTGGATGTCTTTAATCAATTCTAATATTTTTTTAAAAATTTTCTTATCTTCTATTGTCCACAGACCTAATTGTTCAAAAGCTTCTGGTTCAAATGCTATTTTTTTCATATTCATCTAATTCGACATAGATTAGATTTCCTTTATTTACATTTTCTAAAGCTTGAAGTAGATGTTTTTTATTGGCTTCCGATTTTAAAAGGTACGTAGTTTCATCTTCCTCAGTTTCCTGTTCCACTAGAACAATGACTTCTACAACAGTTCCTTCTGCTAGTTCGGTTGTAGACAATTCAATTTTGCCATCTTTACCGACAATAACCTTTTTTTTAATACCACTCAGCATAGATTTTAGTTACTCCTTTCATAACTGGGACTTAGACAGTATTTTAGACTTTATTTTAAGTTTATCGAAATAATGGCATTTTAGTGCGATCGCTCCCTGTATTCCCTGATCTACTTTAGTGAAAAAAGAGCGATCGCTAGTTAATTAGATACACTCTAACCCAAACTGGGAATACTATCTAAAGCACAGCTACCTGCTACATACAAGCAAAGCTGATACTTCATTGCTCACTGAGTTCTAGCAACTAGGAGAATATCATGAGTTTACCAATTCAAATTGCATTTGCACTTGCACCACATATTGCTAAAGGTTTATCTGATGGAAGCCTCTTAAGAGTTGGGGGTGTAGTCGTTGATGCTACTACAAAACAAGTTGTCACTTGGTTAAAAGAGATAACCCCTAATTCTCTAAAACCAACGTTAAATCAATCCTCTAATAGTGTCCTCAATCTTGCTGTTTCAGGAGCAAATCTAGTTGCTTCAGGGGCTAACGCAGCTGTGATAAGAAAAGGTTTATCTGATGTCAATGAGCGTTTAGGTGGTATTGAGTATCAGTTAGAAGAATTAGGGCAGAATTTACGATTAACTCAAGGAATTTTACAGGTAACTACAGCTGCTAGCATACTGAATCTAGGCGTTTCAGTGATGGGCTTTGCTGTGATAGCGCAACGACTTAAAGAACTAGAAGAACGCTTACAAGAAGCACAAGAGTTATTAAATAAGATTAACCGGAAAATTGATCTCAGTTTTTATGCTAATTTTCGTGCAGCTATTGAATTAGCAATTAATGCTTTTACGATGACCAAATTAGAAAATCGTAGAAGTAGCGCGTTACAAGCTATCAACCGATTTTTAGAAGCAGAACATATTTATACTGATTTTACTGATATTGAAATTGAGCAGCAAAGCCAAATTGCTGATGAATACCTGCTCACCTTATCCTTAGCATATCTAGCTGAAACACGTTGTTATTTAGAATTAGAAGAACATGAAACAGCACTGCGCCGCTTTCAAGAAGGGGCAAGAGTTATTCGTTCTCGTACTCAAAAGTATGTTGAAATTCTTCTAACTTCTAACCCAGCAGCTTATCTGCAACCTCACTTTAAAGACCAGATTGACTTGAGAAGATTAACCAAAGTTTACCAATGGATTGATCACAATTTGGAAGAAAATGCAGTGTTTGAAATGCAACGCGAAAATTTATATAAAATGGCGCAAGACCCTAATAAGTGGGTGGAATCTCTGCCAGTAGCTATTCTAAGTCGTGTTGAAGTTCAAGGAGGTTGGCTAGGTCCTAATGTTGGTGATTTGAAGCGAGAAGCTGATAAACGCCTTCCTCAAGTATTAGAAGTAATAGAATCTATGGTAGAAACCCACCGTCGTTTTGAATCATATCAAACAGAAATACAAGCAATATCTCAATTAGGTATCAGCTTTCATGAATGGCTCAAATTAACTCCTACAGAGAATCAACCAGAAGGTTCAGAATTAATGTATATAATGCCAAAAACACCCTTACAAATATCACTATCTACTTAAAATTACTTCTTTCCTTTGCGTCTTCCTTGCGGGACGCTCTGCGAATGTGCCTACCCTGCGGGAACGCCAAGGGCGAATGTGTGAAACATAAAAAAGGCGAACAAAGGTTCGCCTCTAAAATAATTATTTAAAACCCAAATCTTAAATCTTCGCTTCTTCCTTCACCAACTTATCCCAACCCAAATCTTTCAAATTATTATTACGACGCAGTGGACGAGTTACCAACTCTAAAATGTCACGCGCATTAGTAAAACCGTGAATTTGAGCAAAAGTAAACTCCACAGACCATTTTGTATTAATTCCCCGCGCTTCTAAGGGGTTAGCGTGAGCCATCCCAGTAATAACCAAATCTGGCTGCAAATCATAAATACGCTGCACTTGGTTGTAATTATCGGGCTTCTCGACAATTTTCGGCAGGGGTACACCCATTTCTAAACAAGCTTTCTCCAGCATTGCTAACTCAGCCGCTTGATAGCGTTTATCCATGTAGGGGATACCAACTTCATGAACAGTCATCCCGCAGCGCACTAAGAACCGTGCTAAAGAAACTTCTAGCAAGTTGTCGCCCATGAAAAATACAGACTTGCCACGAATTAATTTTACGTAGTCTTCCAACCCTGCCCAAATTTGCGCTTCCCGTTCTTCCAAGCCTTTGGGAGTAATGCCAAACACCGAACAAATTTTCTCAATCCAGGCGCGAGTCCCATCGGGGCCGATGGGGAAGGGTGCGCCAATGAGTTTACATTTACGGCGACGCATTAAAGTGGTAGCTGTGCGGCTAAGGAAGGGGTTGACACCAGCGACATAATACCCTTCTTCCAAGACTGGTAATTCTGTGAAGCGTTTAGCAGGTAGCCAGCCGGAAACTTTGATGCCTTGTTTTTTCAGTTCTAAGGTTAACTGAGTCACAACAGGATCAGGTAGAGAACCAAACAAAACCAAGGGTGGATGATCTACATACTCTGATTCTTCCTGAACTACTTCTTCTTTTTTCTTCCCGAAGTTGAGCAGCTTTTGAATAGCGTTACGCTCATTTTTCTCATTTTCCGTGACTGGGACTTGACTAGGACAACGGTTAGCCATTGCTGCTAACACGGTGTCTTCTCCTTGAGTGAAGGCGTAATCTAAGCCGTTAGCACGCGCCACTACAATGGGAATACCTATTTCACCTTCTAACTTGGGTGCTAAACCTTCCAAGTCCATTTTGATGATTTCAGTGGTACAAGTGCCAATCCATACAATTACACTGGGGTTGCGATCGCGCTTAATTTGCTCACATAATCGCTTTAACTCCTCATAATCATTCAGTTGGGCTGAAATATCCCCTTCTTCTAACTCTGCCATTGCATAGCGGGGTTCTGCAAAAATCATGACCCCCATCGCGTTTTGTAGGAAATACCCACAAGTCTTAGTTCCAATCACCAAAAAGAAACTATCTTCGATTTTTTGATATAACCATGCCACACAGCTAATTGGGCAGAAGGTATGGTAATTGCCAGTTTCACACTCAAAGTTTAAAGCTGTTGGTTCTTGCGCGACGGTCATTTTGGTTTTTCTCCCCTTAATATCTAAAGGCAGGTGAATAAGAGGGGGGAGTAGTCATACCAATTCAAAATTCAAAATACCCTTCCGGGAAGGCTTGCGCCTACAAAATTCAAAATTCAAAAGAATAGATATCACAAGGGTTTAAGCGTGTGTATCTGTCATATTCTTTTTTCAAATTGGTATGAGTAGTAAATCCTACATACTATTCCTTATTCCCTACTCCCTATTCCCTACTCCCTGATTACTAATATTTATGCGTTGGGGAAGAGACGGGCAATTTCTGATTCATCAAAAACGCCAGCTGGTAATTCTTCCCCCAAGAAATCATTATTTTCTTCACCCTTTTGTAAGGATGTTTCATCACCCCAGACATCTGATAACACGTCACTGAAAGCATTTTCATCTGGTGTGTTCAGATCATCCAGAATTTGCTCTTCCAGTTGTTCTACAGATGCAGCTGCGACATCAAAAGAAACATCGCCAAAATCATCTTCTTCCTGGCTCATGGCTGCAACAGACTCATCCTTGAGTTGTTGGATAGTTTGTTCCATGTCTCCGACTATCAGCGTTTGAGACTCAACATCTCCCCCAAAACCATTGGTATGAGAATCTGCAAAAGTTTCATCTTCGATGTTTTCATCGACTTCAGCAGTCGGCTCGTATTGGTGAGTTTCTGGTTCTGCTTCGGGAATTGTACTGTTACCAAGGGCAATGTCTGGGTCAAAATGTAAATCCAGTACCTCAATTAAAGTATCGGCATCAGGATTTAATTTGGCAAAGGGAAACATTAACTGTGCTAATTTTGGTTCTAGCGCATTCACTACTCCCAGGATGAGGTAAGAAGGTGGACGTTTTCCACCATCAGGCGTATAGACTGATTCCACCTGCATATGGAGTTTGATCCAATCACGATTGGCTTGGAAAAATTGCAACCACTTCTGTCTAATCGAATCTGTAAAGCTATTAAAGAAAGCCATATTGACCCCCATCCTGAAACTAGATGATTTATACAATCATCAAGTCTAATTCCTCTTCAGGATTAGCAACCTGTGGTTTACGCGGATTTAAATAAAAATCTGACAATAAAGAAAATAATTCCCGGTCTGGGGAATCGTTAGGTACAACTCCTTCAGGACGTGCGAGAATTTGGTCAGCGATGTTGAGGTAGTAATCGCAAACGTAGTTTAAAGATGGGTCAGACTCTGCCATTTCAAACAAAGTTTTCCCCTTGACGCGAGACACCCGGATATCTTCTATTAATGGTAAGACTTCCAGCACAGGCATAGGAACTGCTTCCACATACTTCTCAATCAAGTCGCGCTTGGAGGTACGGTTGCCGATTAACCCAGCTAGACGCAGTGGGTGAGTCCGTGCTTTCTCCCGCACAGAAGCGGCAATGCGGTTAGCAGCAAACAAGGCATCAAAGCCATTATCAGTCACGATCATGCAGTAATCTGCATAGTTGAGTGGTGCTGCGAAACCACCACAAACAACGTCACCCAATACATCAAACAAGATTACATCATACTCATCAAAAGCGTTGAGTTCTTTCAGTAATTTTACGGTTTCACCAACAACATAACCACCACAGCCAGCACCCGCAGGTGGGCCTCCAGCCTCAACGCAATCTACACCACCATAGCCTTTGTAAATTACGTCTTCTGGCCAAACATCTTCGTAGTGATAGTCTTTTTCTTGCAGAGTATCAATAATTGTTGGAATTAAAAATCCAGTTAGGGTAAAGGTGCTGTCGTGTTTGGGGTCGCACCCAATTTGCAGCACCTTCTTGCCGCGTTTGGCTAGGGCGACGGATATATTACAGCTAGTTGTGGATTTGCCTATCCCACCTTTTCCGTAAACTGCTAATTTCACTGTTGTTTGCCTCTTATCGTTTTTTTATCAAACTCGTGGCTAAAACATTGGCCTTCACCTAACCGTCGATGGCGATGTGTGAGGTATGTGAATGTGATTATTGACGAAATTTCACGGGAAATAAAGGGGGTGTAAATCTAAAAAATAAAGCTAAACAGCTTTATAAATAAAAAATTAGAAAAAATAGATAAAAATAATCGAAAAAACCTCTATTTAATGCAAAAACCTTTTTTTTGCAAAATTTAAAAATAACTAATTATAAAAATAGTTACAAAAAACAAAATTACAAAATAACGTAATATCAATATTTTTACTAGATTTAGCTGACTTGGATTGTCAGTGTGATATGGGTGATGGGAGATGCTGGGGGCGATCGCAAATCAGCCAGTGATTACAGGGGATTTTAGTCACAGAAGAGACAAAATTTCAGAGATCACCCTCTTTTTACCTCTATCTCAACCTTGGTAACTAAGGGGATATTAGCCAAATAGAACTTTTTTGTAAAAAAATATTAATTTTTCAAATAGTATCTAAGCTTGACTAAAATCCTGAGTGGGTTTCAAGTGCCTCAATTTCTTTGAGGGATTGCCATCCGGCTTGCCACTGGGAATTATCTTGTAATAATTTGGCGTTGATCCAAAACCGGACATTAGGATCACAAGCGGCAACCATTTCTGCATAAACCCACTTACCCTGATTTTTGCGGTTGACAACCTGGAAATGTCGCCAACCATCTATTTTTTTTGTGGTTGTCCACTTAGAACCGACTAAATAAGGAAATTTTTGTTTTTTAGCCATCGGTGAATAGTTATTAGTCGATAGTCAACAGTCATTAGTTATTTTCCCCTACATCCCCACTCGCTTTTCCCAGAATATGGAGAATACTACTACTTGCTGAAGACGTGAAGACCGATCCAGCAATTGGTGCCACTCTTCTTAAAATGACGATATGAGAACAATTTGTTCTATCTGCACTTTTGCGTCTAGAGTGGTAGCCTGAATTAGCCTATGCAACCAACTAATCCAAACCAATTTACAGAAAAAGCCTGGGAAGCGATCGCCCACACTCCTGAGATTGCTAAACAGCATCAACAGCAGCAGATAGAAAGCGAACACCTGATGAAAGCACTGCTAGAACAAGAAGGTTTAGCTAGCGGGATTTTGACTAAAGCAGGTGTGAACTTACAAAAAATCAACGATCGCACTGAACAATTTATCCAACGCCAGCCGAAAGTCTCAGGTAGTAGCACCTCTGTATACTTGGGGCGGAGTTTGGATACACTCTTAGACCGCGCTGAAGGTTATCGTAAAGATTTTAAAGACGAATATATTTCTATTGAACATTTATTTCTGGCTTACGCTAAAGATGATCGCTTCGGCAAAGGTTTATTTCAAGAATTCGGTTTAGACGAAAACAAACTCAAAAATATTATTAAACAAGTTCGTGGGAGTCAGAAAGTGACCGACCAAAATCCAGAAGGCAAATACCAATCGCTGGAAAAATACGGGCGTGATCTCACAGAAGCAGCCCGCAAAGGTCAACTTGATCCAGTCATTGGGCGGGATGATGAAATTCGCCGCACCATCCAGATTTTGTCTCGTCGTACCAAAAATAACCCCGTGTTAATTGGTGAACCAGGTGTTGGTAAAACTGCGATCGCCGAAGGATTAGCACAGCGTATCGTGGCTGGTGATGTTCCTCAATCCCTCAAAGACCGCAAGTTAATTTCCTTAGATATGGGTGCGATGATTGCGGGGGCAAAATTCCGGGGAGAATTTGAGGAACGCCTGAAAGCTGTATTAAAGGAAGTCACAGAATCTGGCGGCAATATTGTTTTATTTATTGATGAAATTCATACCGTTGTCGGTGCAGGTGCAACTCAAGGCGCAATGGATGCGGGTAACTTGTTAAAACCCATGCTAGCGCGGGGTGAGTTGCGTTGTATCGGGGCGACAACTTTAGATGAATATCGCAAATATATCGAAAAAGATGCAGCTTTAGAAAGACGCTTCCAGCAAGTTTATGTAGATCAGCCCAGTGTTGCAGATACAATTTCTATTTTGCGGGGCTTGAAGGAACGCTATGAGGTTCACCACGGGGTGAAAATCTCTGATAGTTCTTTAGTTGCAGCCGCTACCTTGTCTAGCCGTTATATTAGCGATCGCTTCCTACCAGATAAAGCCATTGATTTGGTAGACGAAGCTGCCGCTAGGTTAAAAATGGAGATTACCTCTAAACCGGAAGAACTAGACGAAATCGACCGCAAAATTTTGCAGTTGGAAATGGAGAAGCTATCTTTGCAAAAAGAAAGTGATGCCGCTTCCCGCGAACGTTTAGAAAGACTGGAAAAAGAACTGGCGGATCTCAAAGAAGAACAAAGAACTCTCAATGCTCAATGGCAGTCTGAAAAAGATATTATTACAAAGCTTCAGTCTGTCAAAGAAGAAATTGACCGAGTAAACTTAGAGATTCAACAAGCAGAGAGAAACTACGACCTCAATCGGGCTGCTGAGTTGAAATATGGTAAGTTAACGGACTTGCATCGGCGATTAGAAGGCACAGAAAGAGAGTTATCCCAAGCCCAAGGTACAGGTAAATCCTTGTTGCGGGAAGAAGTAACCGAAGCTGACATTGCGGAAATTATTTCTAAGTGGACGGGAATACCCATCAGCAAGTTAGTGGAATCAGAGAAAGAGAAACTCCTGCACTTAGAAGAAGAACTGCATCACCGGGTAATTGGACAATCGGAAGCTGTAACAGCTGTCGCCGATGCGATTCAGCGATCGCGTGCTGGATTAGCTGATCCGAATCGTCCCATTGCTAGTTTTGTTTTCCTCGGCCCCACTGGTGTAGGTAAAACCGAGTTAGCCAAGGCATTAGCGGCGTATATGTTCGACACCGAAGAAGCACTGGTGCGGATTGATATGTCGGAATATATGGAGAAACACGCCGTTTCTCGGTTAATCGGTGCGCCTCCCGGATACGTGGGTTATGAAGAAGGGGGACAACTGACTGAAGCGATTCGTCGCCGTCCTTACGCCGTGATTCTCTTTGACGAAATCGAGAAAGCCCACCCCGATGTGTTTAATATTTTCCTGCAAATTCTCGATGATGGTCGCGTTACCGATGCCCAAGGTCATACCGTGGACTTTAAGAACACGATTATTATTATGACCAGCAACATCGGTTCACAGTACATTCTGGATGTAGCTGGGGATGACTCCCGCTATGATGAAATGCGTCATCGGGTGATGGAAGCGATGAGAAATAGTTTCCGGCCTGAGTTTCTCAACCGGATTGATGAGATTATCATCTTCCACGGTTTGGATAAGAAGGAACTGCGGCAGATTGTGCAGTTGCAAGTGGAAAGATTAAGGGATAGGTTAGGCGATCGTAAGATGTCATTGCGACTTTCTGAGGCTGCACTTGACTTTTTGGCTGAGGTAGGATACGACCCAGTATTTGGAGCGCGTCCACTGAAGCGGGCGATTCAGCGCGAGTTAGAAACGCAAATTGCTAAGGCGATTTTGCGCGGAGAGTTTAACGATGGGGATACTATTTTTGTTGATGTGCAGAATGAAAGGTTGTCTTTTAGTCGTTTACCTGTTGAGGTATTTAGTAGTTAGTTAAAGATTGGTTCGCGCAAAGGCGCAGAGACGCAAAGGGGTAAAAGTGCCTCTTTGCGTTTTTTTTGTCAGTTATTGTCAGGCGGATTTTTTAGCACTATCAGGACTTTTACCTTGTGCTAGATATTTCAATGTGATACATAAAATAACGAAAAAGGAATATAGCGTCATGATTTTGAAGTAATGTAGTTCAATTTCAATCCCAATAGAATATTTACCTAAAAATTCTATATAAATACCCAAAATAAGGTAAATATTGATAAGGATAAATTCACTGTTTTCAATCTAAACAGTAGCATCAAAAAAATTGACAAGAATAAATTAAGGCTTACTCTTGGCTCAGGAGGAAAATCTTGACTGACAATCACCCACCACTATTACCCTTAAACAATATGGCTGAACGACATTAGGCTCTGACACCCTCAGTAGCTGGTAGTTATCTTGAAGCTGCAAGAGTGTGTCTTGATAGACATCATATTTCACCCAAAGAGTTTACTTTAGAAAATGATAAGGTTGAATCTATTGCAAAAGTTGACTGGGACATAACAGATAATAGGATCAGAGGAGCTTGGGCAAACATAGATGATGCAACAAGGGATGGAGCATATGCTGTTGCAATTGCAGCCACCGAGCTTTCGAGAGGTTTATTTGCTGTACGACGTGCAGAAACACGTACAGGCGCAGATTACTACATCGCTCCAATAAATGAAGATTTAGAGGATTTAGAGAATTGTTTTCGACTAGAAGTTTCTGGGACACATTCTGATAAATCCGAAGTCA carries:
- the clpB gene encoding ATP-dependent chaperone ClpB, translating into MQPTNPNQFTEKAWEAIAHTPEIAKQHQQQQIESEHLMKALLEQEGLASGILTKAGVNLQKINDRTEQFIQRQPKVSGSSTSVYLGRSLDTLLDRAEGYRKDFKDEYISIEHLFLAYAKDDRFGKGLFQEFGLDENKLKNIIKQVRGSQKVTDQNPEGKYQSLEKYGRDLTEAARKGQLDPVIGRDDEIRRTIQILSRRTKNNPVLIGEPGVGKTAIAEGLAQRIVAGDVPQSLKDRKLISLDMGAMIAGAKFRGEFEERLKAVLKEVTESGGNIVLFIDEIHTVVGAGATQGAMDAGNLLKPMLARGELRCIGATTLDEYRKYIEKDAALERRFQQVYVDQPSVADTISILRGLKERYEVHHGVKISDSSLVAAATLSSRYISDRFLPDKAIDLVDEAAARLKMEITSKPEELDEIDRKILQLEMEKLSLQKESDAASRERLERLEKELADLKEEQRTLNAQWQSEKDIITKLQSVKEEIDRVNLEIQQAERNYDLNRAAELKYGKLTDLHRRLEGTERELSQAQGTGKSLLREEVTEADIAEIISKWTGIPISKLVESEKEKLLHLEEELHHRVIGQSEAVTAVADAIQRSRAGLADPNRPIASFVFLGPTGVGKTELAKALAAYMFDTEEALVRIDMSEYMEKHAVSRLIGAPPGYVGYEEGGQLTEAIRRRPYAVILFDEIEKAHPDVFNIFLQILDDGRVTDAQGHTVDFKNTIIIMTSNIGSQYILDVAGDDSRYDEMRHRVMEAMRNSFRPEFLNRIDEIIIFHGLDKKELRQIVQLQVERLRDRLGDRKMSLRLSEAALDFLAEVGYDPVFGARPLKRAIQRELETQIAKAILRGEFNDGDTIFVDVQNERLSFSRLPVEVFSS